The sequence below is a genomic window from Opitutia bacterium.
CGACCGTCCGGCACGAGTTCGCTGCCCCAGGTGAAACGCTCCCCTGGCCGTCCACCACGCGCAGCGAATTCCCATTCCGCTTCCGTCGGCAGGCGTTTGCCCGCCCACCGCGCGTAAACCTCGGCGTCTTCGTAGCACACGTGCACCACCGGAAATTTCTCCCGACCATCGAGCGAGCTGCCCGGGCCCTGCGGATGACGCCAATCCGCGCCCGGCACGTAACGCCACCACACGAGCGCATTGGTCAGCGGCACCGGCCGCGCCGGCGGCAGGAACACCACCGAACCGGGCACGAGCAACTCCGCGGGCGCGCCGGGATAATCCTCCGCGCGCGGCTTTCGCTCGGCGACGGTCACGTAACCCGTCGCGGCGACGAAGCGGGCGAACTCCGCGTTCGTCACCTCCGTCGCATCCATCCAGAATCCGTTTACGGCCACGCGATGAATCGGCTGCGCGTCGGAACCCGTCGTGCCGCCCGGCCCGCAGAGTTCGGGTCCGACTTCCGCGAGGCCCATCGAGAATTCGCCACCCGGAATCCACACCATCCCCGACGGCGGCTCGGCCGCCGGCACGAACGTGTTGGCCACCGTCGGCTGAAATGACGCTGCCGCGGCACGCAACGCGAGCGGCAGGACGATTGACATGCACGCGACGGCGCGGAATACGACTCGGAACATGCGCACGACGAAACGCCCTCCGCGCCCCGCCGCAAGCCAGCGCGCGGCGACGGCGGGAAGTTTCTGACGAGGCGAAGCGGGCGCACCCACGGTGGTTTGCAGGGCGGAGCGCTCAGTTTGGCTCGAGGAACACGAGGTAGTTCACCGCCGCCAGCGTGTTGCCGCCGTTCTTGAGGCCGCCGAGCGTCACGGTGCCGCTAGTCACTGTCGCTTTCCAGACATCGAGCGTCGTCGCCGTCGTCGAGCCGCGTTCGGTGATCGAGATCGTTGTCGTCTGCTTCGAGAAACCCTGCGCCGAGAGCCAGCCCGGCGTGGCGCCGGTCGGCACGGCCACGTAGACTTGGCAGCTCACTGCGGGTTGGAGCTTGAGGAGCGAAGAACTCGTGTCGGAACGGTCATCCATCGAGGTCGTGCACAGCCAGACCGCGCCGGCGCTCGGCAACGCGTCGAGCTGATAGGCGGCGTCGATGTAGGCCTGCGTGCCGACGCGCGCGAGCGTCGGGATGTGGCGCCAGTCGTTCACCCAAGTGCCGCCCGACTTCCGTTTGAACGCCACGTCCAGCGGCATCTTGTAGCGGACGCCGAAGCCCTCCGTGCGCATGCCGACGTAGTGGCGCTTGACGCCGTCGACGGTCGCGGTCCGCACGAACTCCGTCGATGCGTTCGGGATGCCGTCGTTGAACCAGGCCCAGCTCGTGCCGGCATTCGTGGTGCGCAAGACGCCATAGGAGCTGGCGACGACCACCTCGTCGCCCGTTCCGGTCTCGATGTGCGAGAACGTCAGGTCGGCCGGCAGTCCGTCGGGAAACAGCGTGGTGTTCATGGCGGGATTCAGCTGCTGCGTCCACGTGCTGCCGCCGTCGGTGCTCTTCCACAGGCCCGCGCTGGTGCCGCCGTTCACCCCGGCGTAGAGGTGCGTGACGCCACTGCGACTCACGGCCGCGATCGCCCCGATCTTCGCGAACGAGATCGCGCCGGTCGGGAACAGTTTCGTCCACGCCGCAGAGCCGACCTTGCGGTAGAGGCCGCCGTTGGTGCGCTCGTCGCTGCAGTAGAGAGTCGTGGCCGTGTTCGGATCGACCCGGACGTGCGAGAGATGCGAACCGCCGGGCAGGCCGTTCGACAGGTCGCTCCACGTCGCGCCGCCGTCGATGCTCCGATAGATTCCGCGATGCACGTAGCGATTTTCGACACTGGCAATCTTCGGCAGCGAACCCGAGCCGTTGGCGGCCTTCAGGCCGTCGTTCACGAAGACGAGCGAAGCCGCCTTGTTGGTGCCGCCACCGTAGATCACCGCGCGCTTCGTCGTCGTGCTGTCGTCGAGGATCACGTCGAACCGCACCAGCACCATGTCGCCTGAGAGCGCACTGCCCAGCGTCACGCCGGCGGTGACACTCTGCGCGGAGGTCGCGGTCGCCATTTCCAGGACCTTCGGGCTCGTGTGCGGGATCTCGGCGACCACCGCGCTGCCAGCGCCGCTGATCGCCCAACCCGCGGGCGCGCCGCCGGTCGTGTCGCTTTCGAAGGTGCTGAGGCTCGCGGGCGCGGTCTGGTCGTAATACGAGGCGTAGAGGCCGACGTTGTCGGCGAAGAACTTCGTCGCCGCCGTGCCGCTGGGAATCTGGAACTCCAGCTTCGAGATCGCGCCGGCGGCGCTGTTTTCGAAGGCGAACGGGGTCGAAGTGAGGAGCTTGCCGTCGACGTAGACGTCGTAGGTCTTGGCTGTGGTGTTCAGCACCGCCTCGACGCGATACTGCGCCTTGCTGCCGGCGGAGAGGTAGATGATGCGCTGGCCGTCGACGGAGCCGGACGCGAGCACGGTGGGATCGAGCGCGATGTCCCAAATGTTGTTTTCGGTCACGCCGTTCAACACTCCGGGCGCCGTGTTCGAGAACGTCGCGCCGCCGTCGGTGCTCTTGAAAAAGTGGGGCACGTCGCGCGGGGGCACGCCGAAGTCGATCGTGCGATAGGCCGAGGCCGCGTAGACGATGCTGGCGTTGTCCGGATCGGGCAGGATGAAGCGGCCCTTGCCTTGCGTGGCGTTGTCGGGATTGAAGCGCAGCGTCCAGCTCGTGCCGCCGTTGGCGCTGGTCCAGAAACCGCGGTCGGTGTCGGCGCAGAACATTTTCGTCGGATCGCCCGCTGCGAGGCTGAGGTATTTGCCGCGCCCGCCTTCGAGGCCCCAACCGCGGTAGGCGCCTCCGCTCACGCTGGAGGTGAACGACCGGAACGAGACCGCCGAATCCGCGCTCTTGTAGTTGCTCGCCACGTCGCCGGTGACGAACACGTGGTCGTTGCTCGACGACTCGGCCCACACGCCCAGGATCGCCGGACGGAACACGCCCTGATAGTCGAGCGTGACGTTCGGGTCGGACTCGCTGACGAGCGTCCACGACGTGCCCGAATTCGTGCTGCGCAAGACGCCGCGCGCCGCCGCGGTTTTCGCGGCGTAGGTTGCATACACCCGCGTCGACGAACCTGCGCTCACCTGCACGTTGTAGAAGAAGCCGGTGTCGGAGAAACTCCCCGCTGGCGGCGTGAAGCCGACGCTCAGCTGTGACCACGTGGCGCCGCCGTCGGTCGACTTGTAGATGCCGCCGCGATTGCCGGTCTCGCCCGGCGGAATCGCATCGGTCAGCAGGAACGTCTCCATGTCATCGTAGGGCATCATCGTGACGTAGATGATCTGCCCGGTCGTCGAGGCGGGATCGAAGCACACGCCAAAGACCGCGCGATGCGGCAGCTGGTTGGTGCCCGGCGCGCCGAGCCGCGTCCAAGACCCGGCGGCGAACTTGTAGAGTCCCTGGTCGGTCGCGGCGAGGACGATGGACGAGTCCGTCGGATGCACGGCGATGTTGCAGACGGTGCCATAAACGCCGCTCGGGATCGGGAGTGCCGCCATCTCCGTCCACGACTGGCCGGCGTCCGTGCTTTTCCACATCGCGGGCAGCGACTCGGAGATGCCGATCTTGCCCTTGTAGTAGACCCGGCGGTTGCCGCCGCCGGCATACATCACCTGCGCGTCGGACGGTGCCGTTTGAAAAACACTGATCGCCTGGGAAAAACCGCCGCTCGGCGGCGTGACGGGCGCGAGCAGAAGCTCACCGGTGGTCGGGGAGACATAGGAGCGGAACACCTCCTTGCTGTCGGTGCCGACCAGCACCGTGCGACCGGTCGGGTCGGCCGCGACAAACTTCACGACGTTGCCGTTCGCTTTGCCTTCACCCGCCGTGCCGGCGAAGGTCGGGCCGCCCAGCGGCACGAAGCTCTGCGCCTCGTCGAAGCTCACCCACACGCCGCCGGAATCCACGCCGGTCGCGACGAAATAGCGCCCGCGCGTGCCGCCCGGCGCGGTCAGGACGTCGAGATCGTCGATGTAGCCGTTGCCACCCATGCCGATCGGCACCCACGGCGCCTGATCGGACGAGGAAAACGCGAGGACGGATACGAGGCCGGTCCAGCCGGCGAGCGCGACGGCACCGAGGCCGCGCGCGAAACGAGACATGAAGGAGACAGATTGCATGGGGAGACTTTCCGGCGCGCCCAACACGGGCACGCGCTGCGAGGGGTGACCCGCACGCTAACACGACCGAGCGACACGCTCACTGGGAACGCGCCGCTCCCTTCTGAGAATTCGCTGCGCGGCTCCGCGGTCCGGCGCGGCGCGAGCGCGCACCGGCACGCTCGCCTCAGGGATTCAGCCGCGCGGGACCGGAGCGAAGCCGGGCCTCGAGTTGCGCGCGCACTGCTGCGTGCGCAGGGTCGTCCGCGAGATTCCGGGTCTCGAGCGGATCGGCGGCGTAGTCGTAGAGTTCCACCGCGACCCGCTCCCCGGCGAGGCTCCAGCCCCGCCGCCATTCGATGAGCCGGTAGTCCGCCGTGCGCACGGCATGGCCGATCACGAGTTCCTTGCGCGACTCGTCCTCGAACGTCCATTTGCGATCGAAGACATGGAAAACGGCGTCCTTCCACGCCCGACCGGGCTCGCGCAGCACCGGAGCGAAGCTCGTGCCGTCGGTCACGGGGAGTCGCGTGATGCCGCACAGTTCCACGAGCGTCGGCAACACATCGACCGTCTCGACTAGCGCGGCGGAACGGGTGCCCGCTGTCGTGAGACCGGGAGCGCGCACGATGAGCGGCGAATGCGCCGCCTCCTCGAAATTCGTCTGCTTTCCCCAGAGGTTCAGATCGCCCAAGTGAAAACCATGGTCGCCCCACAGCACCACGATGGTGTTCTCCGCGAGGCCTTCGCGTTCGAGCGCGTCGAGCACGCGGCCGATCTGCGCGTCGACGAAGCTCACGCACGCGAAATAGCCGTGGCGGATCCAACGCGCCGTCGCTTCCGGCATCTGCTGCGCCTCCCAGCCGCCCTTCGGCAGCGGCGTGTGTCCGTCGTAGTCGTAATTGTGGAAATTGGGATTGTTGCTCCAGGCGATCGCCGGCACATCGCGCGGCGCGCGGGGATTCGCAGCGAGCGGCAGCTTTTCGGGGTCGTAGAGATCCCAGTAGCGCTTCGGCGCGACGAAGGGGATGTGCGGCTTGTGGAAACCCACCGCGAGCATGAACGGCCGGCCGTCGGACTTGAGACACGCGAGTTGCGCGATGGCGTCGTCGGCCAGTGCGCCGTCCATATAGGCGCTGTCCGGCTGGTCGACGCCCTCCGCGATCGGGGCGCCGCCGGGCAGGTCGTTGTCGTCGCCGCGATTGCCACCGCGGGCGCGCTTCGCTTCCTGCCAGGCTTTCAACTTCGCGTCGTTCGCCGGATCGCCGTAGCCGCGGCCTCGATCAGTTTTCTGCAGGACGTCGAACGTGTCGCTGAGCACGCCGCCTTCGACGTGCCAGATTTTTCCGAGCGACACGGTGGCATAGCCCGCGGCTTGGAAGGTGCGCCCCCACGGCTGCGCGCCCGGCACCTTTTCCCACACCGGCGGGCCGTAGGTTTGGTGCGTGCGCTCCGGACTCAGGCCGGTGAGCAGGGCGACGCGGGACGGGATGCAGACCGCGAACTGCGTGTAGTGCCGCTCGAAGACCTCGGCCGTGCGCGCGAAACGGTCGATGTTCGGCGTCTTGATGAACGCGCTGCCGTAGCAGCCGAGCTCGGGCCGCAGGTCGTCGACGGCGATGAAGAGCACGTTGGGCCGGGTCGGCGTAGCGGCTCCGGCGATGCCCCACGCCCCGGCCAACAGCGCGGTCGCCCAAGCCCGTCGTGAATTGGAACGAGCGCGCATCGTCGGCTCAGTCGGGTTCGTTTTCTGAATCGCGCAGCTTGGGGCTGGGCGGCGCCGGCGGATTGTTCGAGCGGTTGGTGATCCCGGCCGGCAGAGCGGCCTTCCAGCCCGCGTGCAACTGCCGCGCCAGCTCGGCGAGCAGGACGGAGCGCCCCGGCTGATCGGCGAGATTGATGGTTTCGTTCGCGTCGTCCTGACGGTCGTAGAGTTCGCAGGCGGTGACGGCGCCGCTCTTCTTGTCGCGCCATTCGACGTAGCGATAGCGGTCCGTGCGGATGGCGTAGCCCTCGACCGTGTTGCGGCGGGGAAATTGGCTGAAGGCGGCCGTCTTCCACGGCGTGTCCGGCTTCGCGAGCAGCGGCTTGAAGCTCGTGCCCTCGAGGTAGTCCGGCACCGCGAGGCCGCAGAGGTCGAGCAGCGAGGGGTAGATATCGACGTATTCCACCAGCGCGTTCGAGCGCTGCGCGGCGGCGAATCCCGGCGCGCGCACGATGAGCGGCGACCAGGTCGAGCGTTCGTAGTTGGTCGTCTTGCCCCACATGCCGTGATCCTGGAGATGCCAGCCGTGATCGCCGATGAAGACGACGATGGTGTTGGCCGCCGCGCCGGATTTTTCCAGCGCCTCGAGCACCCGCCCGACCTGCGCGTCGACGAAGCTCACGCAGGCGAAGTAGTCGCGCCGCAACTCGCGTTGCTGCGCCTCCGTGACCTCATCGCTCGGATAACCCGCGAACTTCGTGATGGCGTGGTGCGAGGTCGCGTATTCCGGCACGCCGGCGTTCGCCTGCGGGTTGGGTGAGATCGGCACGGTGTCGCGGTCGTAGAGATCGGCGTATTTTTTCGGCGCGACCCACGGCAGGTGTGGTTTCTGAAAACCCACGGCGAGGAAGAACGGCTCGTCGAGCTTCGCCACGCGGCCGATGGTCTCGACCGCGGCGTCGGCGATCTGACCGTCCTGATAGGCGTCGTCGGGCAGGTCGCCGAATTCGGACACCGGCGACTGTCCCTTCGCGGCGTCGCCTTTCTTTCCACCGGTGCGAGCGATCGTCTCCGGCAGCACGTAGTAACCGGCCTTCGGTTTGAAATGCGGCTCGGAGAGCGGCTCGATGAGCCCGTGATGCACTTTGCCGAAGGTGCGCACGTGGTAGCCCTGCTCCATGAAGTGCCGCATGAGCGAGGGCTTCTCCTTCAGGAAGGTATCGACGAAATATTTCGTGTAGGGGTAGTCGACGCCCGTGGTGTCCGGGCGGCAGCCGGTGAGAAAGCTGGCGCGCGTCGCCGCGCAGACGGCCTGCTGCACGTAGGGACGCTCGAACAGCGTGCCGGTCTTCGCGAGGCGGTCGATGTTCGGCGTGTGCATGTAGTCGGCGCCGTAGCAGCCGAGTTCGGGCCGCAGGTCGTCGGAGACGATGAACAGCACGTTCGGGCGCTTCGGCCCGGCGGCGAGCGCCGCCGTCGCGGTCAGAAGCGCGAGGGCCGGGGCAAGGATGCGAGGTGACTTTTTCATGAAAGCAAGAGTCCTCCCAGCGACGCGGGGCGCGCCGGGAGGGTTACGTCAGAACGAGAGCGTGTTCGTCCACTGCACACTGCGCGGCTCGGTGTAGCGCACGGAGCCGCCGTTCGTGTAGCGGTCCTGCACATCGAGCACGTTGCCGATGCTCAGCTGCGAGCGCCAGGTCACACGCTTGCCGACTTTGACGCGGTAACCGACGAACACGTCCGCGACCGTGCTCTCGTCGAGGTAGACATTGACGCCGTTGACGTTCGCGAAGAACGGCTGGCTGCGATACTTCAGCGCACCGCCGACGTTGAATCCCTTGAGCGGGCCGTCCGCGAAGGCGTAGCGCGTGAGCAGGTTGAACGCGTATTTTTTCCCGCCCTGGAAGCGCCGGCCGACGCTCGACGGATCGGTGGCCGAGGCGGTGATCTTTGCGTCGGTGTAGGCGAAGCCGCCCGATACCGTCCACTGCGGCGTCGGGTCGACGTCGACTTGCGCCTCGTAGCCCTTCGAGCGGCCGGTTTGTCCGGGCACGCTGACGACGCGCGAGACCGGCAGGCCGGTGACGGGATCGTTCGTGGTGATCGTCTTGTTCTCCGCGATGTTGGTCTTCTCGATGTCGAAGGCGGACAGCTGGGCGTTCACCCGCGCGTCCCACAGATCGAGCTTCACGCCGCCCTCGGTGCCCTTGCCCGTCTGTGGCGGCAGCACCTGGTTGTTCTCGTCGAAGCGGAAGCCGTTCGTGTTCTTGAGCGACTCGGAATATGTCGTGAAGAGCGAGAAGTGCTTCGTGACGTGCGCGAGCGCGCCGAGCGTCGGACTCACGCGGCTGTCGCTGGTAGTGCGCGCGGAGCCGAAGGTGCGCGTGTTGCCGGCAAAGATCGGGTCGCGCTGCTCGTTGTCGAATTTGTCGTAACGGGCGCCGAGCAGCGTGCGCAAGCGGCCGTTCAGGTAGGATCCGGACGCGGCGACCAGGCCGGCGTAGGCGTCGACGCGATTGAGATTGTTGCCGTTGTTCGTGAGCGGACGGTAGCCAGTCCCAGCGAGGCCGCTCGGATAGGCGACCACGGCGAGCCGGTCGTTATCGAGCGCCCCGGGAGTGAGCGTGAAGACTTCGGTCACGGCCGCGTTCGTCGCGAGGGTGTAGAGTTCGTCGTTGATGGAGTCGACATCGTGGCGGTTGTAGTCCGCCGCGGTGATGAGGCGCTGGTGCGTCCAGCCGAGATCGAGTTCGTAGGAGGAGAACAAGCGCACACCGCGCGCGCCCTCATCGATCGTGCGGCGACCCCAGCTACGGTTGACCGTGAACACGCCGGTGCTCGCCGCGTAGCGCACGGTGCCGGTATTGCGCGCGACGTCGTTGAGGAAGTTCATCTGCTGGTAGTTGGCGGTGAGCAGCAGTTGCCAGTTTTGTGTCGGCACGAATTGGATTTCGCCGAACACGTTGCGATAGCGGCGGCGACCAATGTCGTCCGGCCCCTCGAACTTCGTGCCGATCGGCACGATCGATTCTGGCACGGGGTAACCGAGCAGGCTTTTCAGCGTGCCGTTCGCCGGCACGCGGGCGTAGAGGCTGTCGGTGAGATACGCGAGCAGGCTGGCGGGGATCGCCTTGGCCTGGTCGGCCGTGGTGAAGTTGAACGTCGGCACCGTGCTCGGGCCGCGCACGCGCTGTTCGCCGTATTCGATGTCGCCGCGCACCGTCACGCGACTGTCGAACAGGCGCAGGCCGCCGGTGAGAAAAACGTTGCGGCGCAGATCTCCGGTCCAGTGCTCCCAGCTGCCTTTGCTGTGGTAGAGGCCGAGCGCGCGGAGGGCGAAGCGCTTGTTGCCGGCGTTCACGTCGATGGTCGCGCGGTTGAGATCGTCGGAGCCGGCGCGATACGAGAGCGCGGCGCTGCGGTTGTCGAAGCGGGCGCGGACGGTCACGACGTTGAGCAGACCGCCGGGGTCCGCCTCGCCGTAGATGAGCGAATTTGCGCCACGGATCACCTCGATGCGGTCCGCGTTATAGGTGTCGCTCGGCAGGTAGCGGATGAAGAAATTCGTGAGCTGCGTGTCGCTCTGAAAGCCGCGAAGGTTGACCGCGCGGTCGCTGTTCGTCTGTTCGGTGCTCTCCGCGCCGACGAGCAGCGGGCCGAGGTTGCGGAAATCCGTGACGTTGAAATCCGCGAGTTGCTGCGGGTTGATGACCTGGATCGAGAGCGGCAGATCGCGCACTTCCTCCACCGTGCGGCTGCCGCTGAGCGTCTGCGCCGTATGGTAGCTGGGCGACGTGGTGGCCGAGACCTCGAAGACGGAGAGTTGCACGACTTCTTCGCCGGGTTTGGCCGGCGGAGTCGTCTGTGCGCACACGGCGGACGCCGCGCAAAGCGCGAGAAACGGGATCGCGCGGCGCGCGGTGCGGGGACGCGACGCCAGTCGGGGGTGAGGGGCTTGGGGTGACATCACCGGAGCTTAGCGGTTCGAGGCGGTCGGATTGAATGAGTTCTTTCGGCGAAATTCTGTGAATTCCACTCGGTTCGCCGGGGAGTTCTTCGGAGGAAACCGGCGACGCTGCGCGGCGTCTTGCTTGCTGTCACCTGATATTCTTTGCTGCCGCCATGAGCCCCGCCAAACGTGTCGCCGTCGTCATCCGCACGCGCTTCGAGGAGAACCAGGCGATCCTCCGCGGGATTGCGCAGTTCGAGCAACGGCACGGGCCGTGGCTCGCCTTCGTCGACGATCAGGCCGTGAGCGTGCAGGAGCCGGACTGGTTGTTCCGCCAGGAATGGGACGGCGTGATCTGCGGACCAACGAGCGCGGCCATCGCCCAGCAGTGCCGGCGCCGGCGGATTCCGCTGGTCGACCTGCGCGATAATCCCGAGGCGTTCCCCGGCGTGCCGAAGGTGCGGCCCGACAACGTCGCGATCGGACACGTCGGCGCAGAGCACCTGCTCGAGAAAGGTTACGCGCACTTCGGTTTCTGCGGTTTCGCCAACACCTCGTGGTCGCAGGAGCGGCGCCACGGCTTCGTCGAGGCGGTGACGCTCGGCGGCCAGCAATGCGACGTGCTCGAGACCGATTATCCGGGCAAGCAGGCGCCCGACTGGAACAGCGCGCAGGAAGCCGTGATCGTGGACTGGCTGCGGCGCCTCCCTCGCCCTGTCGCCGTCATGGCGTGCAACGATCTGCGCGCCATCCAGGTCATCAACGCCTGCCAGCAGGCCGGCATCGTCGTGCCCGAAGAGGTGGCCGTGCTGGGCGCGAACAACGAATCGTCGCGCTGCGAGCTCTGCCACCCGTCCTTGTCGAGCGTGGCCGTGAACGCTAACCGCATCGGCTACCGCGCCGCGGAGTTACTGCATGCGGCGATGAAGGGCGAGGCGGCGAAAGAGTCCGGCGAACTCGTCGAGCCGCTGAAGGTCGTTGCCCGCCGCTCAACCGACGTCCTGGCCATCGGCGACCCGAAAGTCGCGCGCGCGCTCCACTATATCCGCGAGCACGCCTGCCGCGGTCTCACCGTCGACGAAGTGGTGCGCGAAGTGCACGTCTCCCGCAGCGTGCTCGAACGGAAATTCCGCAACTACCTCCGGCGTTCGCCGCAAGCGGAGATCCGCTACGCGCAGGTGCAGCGCGCGAAGGAATTGCTCGCCGAGACCGACGCCTCGATCGCCGAGATCGCCGAGGCGACCAGCATCGAATACCCGGAATATCTGTGCGTGCTTTTCAAGCGCATCACCGGCGAGACCCCGCGTCGCTATCGCGAGAAGGCGCGCAGCTGGAAAGGCGACGCCGCTCAGAGCTAGCGAAAGAGTTTCAGATTCCTGCCGCTCAAGCTCATGGCCGCCGCCACCGCCGGAGCCTAGACTCGGTCCATGCCCCATTCCTCATCGAAGCCGAGCAAGCGCGTGCTCGAGCGACATCCGGCCAATCCCATCCTGCATCCCCGCGGTATGCCGTTCCCCTGCGCCGGCGTCTACAACTCCGGCGTCGTGAAGACCACGGACGGCAACTACATCATGGCCAGCCGCGTCGAGGAACCGAGCAAGCGCCACCACGCCTGGATCTCGCGCAGCCGCGACGGCGTGCAGTTCACGCCCGACGCCGAGCCGCTGCGTGTCCTCTGCGACACCGAGCGGCAGGCTGAATTCGCCGACGCCACCAAGATCGCCCCGCCGGGTCTCGGCACCTGGTGGGATCCGCGCATCAACCCGCTCGAAGGCGAGCACTACCTGACCTACGCCGCCGTTTCGAAGAGCGGCTGCCGCATCGGGCTCGCGCGGCTCGCCCCGGATTTCCGCTCGGCGCAACACGTCAGTTTTCCGCACCACATCCAGAACCGCAACGCCGTGCTCTTTCCCGAGAAGATCGGCGGCCTCTACTGGATGCTCCACCGGCCGCAGCATCCGAACGGTAGCGGATCGATCTGGATCTCCGCGTCGCCCGACCTGCATTTCTGGGGACACACCCGCCCGGTCGCCCATCCGCACCGTTTCTGGGAACACAAGAAAATCGGTCCCGCCGCACCGCCGATCCGCACCGCGGAGGGCTGGCTGATCGTTTACCACGGCGTTTTCCCTCACTGCAACGGCGTCAACTACGCGGCGGGCGCGATGCTGCTCGACCTCGAGCAGCCGTGGCGCGTCATCGCCCGCGGCGCCCACCCGATCCTTTGGGTCGAGGAGCCCTACGAGATGATCGGCCAAGTGCCGAACGTGGTCTTCCCCGGCGCGGTGATTCCCGAAGCCGACGGCAGCGTGAAGGTTTACTACGGCGGCGCCGACTACGTGCAGTGCCTCGCCACCGGCAGCCTCGCGGATCTGATCGCGTCGGCGCGCGCCACCGACGGCGCCGACGCGCCGGGCAACGGTGCGGCATGACCTCCCGTCCGCACATCATTCTCATCCTCACGGACCAGCAGCGCGCCGACACGATCGCCGCCCAAGGCCATCCTTGGATGCGCACGCCGCACCTCGACGCGCTCGTGCGGGGCGGCGTTTCCTTCACGAACTGCCATGCCGCCGGCGCCACCTGCACACCCTCGCGGGCCGCGCTCTTCACCGGCATGTATGCGCACAACACCGGCTGCTATTCCTTCAACAACTGGGCGCACCAGCGGCTCTGGGTGCAGGATCTCGCCGACGCCGGCTACTACTGCGTCAACCTCGGCAAGATGCACCTCCAGCCGCGCGACGCCTCCGCTGGTTTTCACGAGCGCCTGATCGTGGAGAATCCCACCTCGACCTCACGGGACGGCGGTAACGGCGACGATGCGTGGGGGCGTCACCTCGCCTTGCACGGTCACGCCCGGCCCAACTTCCGGCACCGCACCGACCCGGAGTGGACCAGAAAATTTCAAGCCGTGCCGTGGCACCTCGACGAACGCCTCCACAGCGACGTCTTCACCGGCGACTCCGCCGTCGCCTGGATCGAACGCGAAGCCGATCCCACGCGCCCCACATTCCTGCAAATCGGTTTTCCCGGCCCGCACGAACCGTGGGATCCGTTGCCGCGCCACCTCGCCGCCTACGACGGACGCGAAGCGGAATTCCCCGCGCCCGTGGATCGGCCGCACGATTTCGAGCGCGCTCCGCCGCAACACGCCGCCGTCCGCGATTTCCACGCGCAGGTCGACCACGAGTCGCGCATCGATCTCGCCGGCGCGACCGACGCGGACATCCGCCGCATGCGGAAGCACTACTACGCGAAGGTGACGCTCGTCGACGAGCAGATCGGCCGCGTCGTCGCCGCACTCGAACGAAAAGGCCTGTTGGCGAACAGCGTCGTCATCGTGACCTCCGACCACGGCGAGATGCTAGGCGACCACGATCTCGCCTACAAATGGCTGATGTTCGACCAGGTCACGCACGTGCCGCTCGTCGTGCGCGATTTTCGCCCCGGGGCACCGGGCGGCTGCGTCGTCCCGCAATTGGTCTCGCTCATCGACCTCGGTCCGACCGTCTGTGAACTCGCGGGCGTCACTGTGCCCGCGCGACTGGAAGGGCAATCGCTCGCCGGCTATCTGCGCACCGAACCAGTGCCGGCCCGGCGCCACGTGTTTTGCGAGGACAACTACCTCCTGATGATCCGCTCTGCGACGGCGAAGCTCGTCCTCTACCACGGCCAGCCCGAAGGCGAACTCTACGATCTCCGGAGCGATCCGCACGAATCCCGCAACCTCTGGGACGATCCCACCCATGCCGCGCTGAAGCAAGAACTCCGCAACGAACTCCTCGCCTGGCTCGGCGCGAGCTGCCTCCACACGTGGGGCTACAAGGCGCGCGCCGAATCCGCCGGCGGCGCCTACGGTGTGCGCTGGCCGCGCCCCGACGACAAGCGTCTGCACGGGCCCAACTACC
It includes:
- a CDS encoding glycoside hydrolase family 130 protein, with the translated sequence MPHSSSKPSKRVLERHPANPILHPRGMPFPCAGVYNSGVVKTTDGNYIMASRVEEPSKRHHAWISRSRDGVQFTPDAEPLRVLCDTERQAEFADATKIAPPGLGTWWDPRINPLEGEHYLTYAAVSKSGCRIGLARLAPDFRSAQHVSFPHHIQNRNAVLFPEKIGGLYWMLHRPQHPNGSGSIWISASPDLHFWGHTRPVAHPHRFWEHKKIGPAAPPIRTAEGWLIVYHGVFPHCNGVNYAAGAMLLDLEQPWRVIARGAHPILWVEEPYEMIGQVPNVVFPGAVIPEADGSVKVYYGGADYVQCLATGSLADLIASARATDGADAPGNGAA
- a CDS encoding DNA-binding transcriptional regulator, with amino-acid sequence MSPAKRVAVVIRTRFEENQAILRGIAQFEQRHGPWLAFVDDQAVSVQEPDWLFRQEWDGVICGPTSAAIAQQCRRRRIPLVDLRDNPEAFPGVPKVRPDNVAIGHVGAEHLLEKGYAHFGFCGFANTSWSQERRHGFVEAVTLGGQQCDVLETDYPGKQAPDWNSAQEAVIVDWLRRLPRPVAVMACNDLRAIQVINACQQAGIVVPEEVAVLGANNESSRCELCHPSLSSVAVNANRIGYRAAELLHAAMKGEAAKESGELVEPLKVVARRSTDVLAIGDPKVARALHYIREHACRGLTVDEVVREVHVSRSVLERKFRNYLRRSPQAEIRYAQVQRAKELLAETDASIAEIAEATSIEYPEYLCVLFKRITGETPRRYREKARSWKGDAAQS
- a CDS encoding sulfatase-like hydrolase/transferase, giving the protein MTSRPHIILILTDQQRADTIAAQGHPWMRTPHLDALVRGGVSFTNCHAAGATCTPSRAALFTGMYAHNTGCYSFNNWAHQRLWVQDLADAGYYCVNLGKMHLQPRDASAGFHERLIVENPTSTSRDGGNGDDAWGRHLALHGHARPNFRHRTDPEWTRKFQAVPWHLDERLHSDVFTGDSAVAWIEREADPTRPTFLQIGFPGPHEPWDPLPRHLAAYDGREAEFPAPVDRPHDFERAPPQHAAVRDFHAQVDHESRIDLAGATDADIRRMRKHYYAKVTLVDEQIGRVVAALERKGLLANSVVIVTSDHGEMLGDHDLAYKWLMFDQVTHVPLVVRDFRPGAPGGCVVPQLVSLIDLGPTVCELAGVTVPARLEGQSLAGYLRTEPVPARRHVFCEDNYLLMIRSATAKLVLYHGQPEGELYDLRSDPHESRNLWDDPTHAALKQELRNELLAWLGASCLHTWGYKARAESAGGAYGVRWPRPDDKRLHGPNYQPRVLPHL